CGGCATCGGCACGATGGAGCCGTTCCATTTCCTCTTCGCCGACCCGCCCTATGCCAAGGGCCTTGGCGAACGCGCGCTCGACGCCGCCCATCGCGGCGGCTGGCTCGTCGATGGCGCCCTTGCGATCCTCGAGGAGCGGGCCGATATTCAGCCTGCCGCCGTCGATGGCTACGAGCTTCTCGACGTGCGCACCTTCGGCGACACGCGCATGCATTTCTACCGCTATCGCTCCGGCTGACATCGGCCGCCGCAGGAGACCAGAGCTATGTCCGGTGCCCTCGTTTCCGCATCCACCTCGCAGGCGAATGGCCCGACCGTCGCCATCGCGCTCGGCGGTGGCGGCGCGCGGGGCCTTGCCCATATCCATGTTATCGAGGTTCTGGACGAACTTGGCATCCGCCCGGTGCTGATCGCTGGCGCCTCCATCGGCACCATCATGGGCGCAGCCATGGCGGCGGGCATGACGGGCCGGGAAATCCGCGAGCATACGCTCGCCACCGTCGGCCGCCCCGGCCAGATCATGAACCGGCTCTGGAGCCTGCGCCCCACCGGCCTTTCCGAGATGGTCTCCGGCGGTTTCAAGGTTAGCCAGTTCAATCTGGAGCGCGTGCTGAAGGCCTTCCTGCCGGATCGCCTGCCGGAGACCTTCGAGGAGCTTTTCATCCCGCTGAAGGCCGTCACGTCGGACTATTACGCCCAGTGCGAATGCGTCTGCGACAGCGGTCCGCTGCTGCCGGCCATCGCCGCCTCCGCCGCGCTGCCTGCGATCTTCCGCCCGGTGGAGCTGAACGGCCGCGTGATGATCGACGGCGGCCTGTGGAACCCGGTGCCCTTCGACCATCTTGCCGGCAAGGCGGATATCACCATCGGCGTCGATGTCGTCGGCCAGCCGCCCGCGGGGGCGGCCGGCGTGCCGAACAGCATGGACAGCCTCTACGGCGCAACCCAGCTTACCATGCGCTCCATCGTCACGCTGAAGCTGGAAAAGGGCGCGCCGGATATCTTCCTGCGGCCGGAGGTCGGCCGCTTCCGCGTGCTCGATTTCCTCAAGGCCGAAGAGGTGCTTGCCGCCTCCGCCGGCATCCGCGACGAGCTGAAACGGGCGCTCGACGAAAAGCTTTCGGCGCTCCGCTAGACGCTTTCCTCTTCGTCCGCCTGCGTCATCTTCTTCGGCTTGATCAGCGGCTCTGGCCTGACCGGGGCGGAATGCAGCATGTGCCGCCCCGCCGTGATCCCCTCGACTGCCTGAAGCTCCAGTCGCGCCACGTCGCGGCGGCGGATATCGTCGCTGATCGCCAGCGCGTCGTCGCTCTCCACGCCAAGTTCCTCCAGCGTCTCCCGGCCGAAGACGAGGGCGGATTCGAAGGTCTCGCGAACGTCGTGCTGCACGCCGCGGGCCCGCAGCGACAGTGTGTGCACCCGGTCGTAGGAGCGCACGAAGAGCGTAGCGTTGGGATATTCCGACTGTATGAGATCGACGATGCGGTCCGTGCTCGCCTTGCCCTGCGTGCAGATGGCGACGATCTTGGCGCGCTCGATGCCGGCGGCGCGCAACACATCCTTGCGCGTGCCGTCGCCGAAATAGATGCGGAAGCCGAAATTTGCCGCCTGCCGCACGCGGTCCGTCGAATGGTCGATGACCGTCACCTCGCGCCCGCCGGCAAGCAGGATCTGCGCGGCGATCTGGCCGAAGCGCGAAAAGCCGATCATCAGCACGTCCGCCCCCGCGCCCTCGAAATCCTCCTCCATCTCCTCCTCCGGGTCCTCGACCAGCAGGAAGCGCGACAGCGCGGCGGCAATCGGCGTCAGCGCCATGGAAATCGTGACGATGGCGATCAGCAGCGAGGCGAGGCCGCCGGAGAAGATGCCGGCGGCCGAGGCGGCGGTGAACAGCACGAAGCCGAATTCGCCGCCCTGCGGCAGCACGAGCGCGATGCGCACCGCATCGTTGTGCGGCGAGCCGGTGAAGCGGCAGAGGCCGTAGATGACGAGGCTCTTCACCAGCATCACGGCGGGGGTGGCGATGAGGATCGTCAGCCAGCTCGAAAAGATCACGTCGAGATGCAGGGAAAGGCCGACGGCCATGAAGAACAGGCCGAGCAGGATACCGCGGAAGGGTTCGACATCGGCCTGCAATTCATGGCGGTAGGAGGAATCGGCCAGAAGCACGCCGGCGAGGAACGCGCCCATGGCCATGGAAAGGCCGGCCATCTGGAGCAGCATGGCGGCGGCGAGCACGACGAAGAGCGCTGCCGCGATCATCGCCTCCCGCGCGCCCGTGCGGGCGATCACCTGGAACAGCGGATTGAGCAGGTAGCGGCCGGCCGCCAGAAGCGCGGCGATGGCCGAGAGCGCGATCAGGAAGTCCTCGAAGGCGCTCGTCGTGTCCTCCGGCGCCTGTTCGGCGAGCAGCGGGATCAGCGCCAGCAGCGGCACGATGGCAAGGTCCTGAAGGAGCAGCATGGAGAAGGCGCGCTGGCCGTGGCGCGTGTTCGTGTCGCCCCGCTCGTCGAGAATCTGCATGGCGAAGGCGGTGGAGGAAAGGGCGAGGCCGAAGCCGATGATCAGCGCCCCGTCCCATTCCTCCAGTCCGAAGGCGAAGGTGAGGCCCGCCAGCGTCAGGCCGGTGACGGCGACCTGCGCGATGCCAAGGCCGAAGATGTCGTGCCGCATGGTCCACAGGCGTGAGGGCTTCAGCTCCAGCCCGATGAGGAAGAGCAGGAAGACGACGCCGAGTTCGGCAACGCCCAGCAGTTCCTCGCCGTCGCGGATCTGGTGCAGGATCGGACCGATGACGATGCCCGCCGCGAGATAGCCGAGAATGGTGCCCAGCCCCAGCCGCTTGAAGATCGGCGCGGCGAGCAGTGCGCCGCCGAGCATCATCAGGACCTCGTTATACGGGCTGTGGGTATAGGGCATGCGGAAGGCTTTCTGCTGGATGGCGCCGGCTGCGCGGCAAAAAAGGAGCGGTCTCCCTTGATGCCCGCGCCGGCGCACAATAAATGGGGCATCAAAGAAAGGCCATGTCATGTCAGAGACGATCGAAACCGCAAGCCTTCTCGCGCGCGCCGGCGAACTCATCGACCGCGCCATTCAGGCGGGGGCGGATGCGGCCGATGCCGTCGTGGTGCGCGGGCGCTCCTCCTCGGTCAGCGTGCGGCTCGGCAAGGTCGAGGGCACCGAGGCCTCGGAGAGCGACGACTTCTCGCTCCGCGTCTTCGTCGGCCGGCGCGTCGCCAGCGTCTCGGCCAATCCCGGCTTCGACCTCAAGGTGCTCGCCGAACGCGCCGTCGCCATGGCGAAGGCGTCGCCGGAAGACCCCTATGCGACGCTCGCGGCCGAAGCCGATCTTGCGAAGGACTGGCCGGACCTCGACCTCTACGACCCGACGGAAGTCTCCGCCGACCAGCTCACCGAAGCGGCGCTTGCCGCCGAAGCCGCCGCGCTTGCCGTTTCCGGCGTCACCAATTCGGGCGGCGCGGGCGCGTCCGCCGGCATGGGCGGGCTGGTGCTCGCCACCTCGCACGGCTTCTCCGGCGCCTACAGCGCCAGCCGCTTCGGCCGTTCCGTCAGCGTGATCGCGGGCGAGGGCACGAAGATGGAGCGCGACTACGACTTCGATTCGGCCCTCTATTTCGCCGATCTGCGCGACGCCGCCGAGATCGGCCGCGAGGCGGCCGCGCGCGCCGTGCGCCGGCTGGGCCCGCGACAGGTGCCGACGGCGAAGAACGTTGCCGTCATCTACGATCCGCGTGTGGCGCGCGGCATCGCCGGCCATATCGCGGGCGCCATCAACGGCGCCTCCGTCGCCCGCAAGACCAGCTTCCTGCGCGACCGCATGGGCAAGCAGGTATTGAAAGCCGGGCTTTCCGTCACCGACGATCCCCTGATCGTGCGCGGCCCGTCCTCGCGCCCCTTCGACG
This DNA window, taken from Shinella zoogloeoides, encodes the following:
- a CDS encoding patatin-like phospholipase family protein, whose translation is MSGALVSASTSQANGPTVAIALGGGGARGLAHIHVIEVLDELGIRPVLIAGASIGTIMGAAMAAGMTGREIREHTLATVGRPGQIMNRLWSLRPTGLSEMVSGGFKVSQFNLERVLKAFLPDRLPETFEELFIPLKAVTSDYYAQCECVCDSGPLLPAIAASAALPAIFRPVELNGRVMIDGGLWNPVPFDHLAGKADITIGVDVVGQPPAGAAGVPNSMDSLYGATQLTMRSIVTLKLEKGAPDIFLRPEVGRFRVLDFLKAEEVLAASAGIRDELKRALDEKLSALR
- a CDS encoding TldD/PmbA family protein gives rise to the protein MSETIETASLLARAGELIDRAIQAGADAADAVVVRGRSSSVSVRLGKVEGTEASESDDFSLRVFVGRRVASVSANPGFDLKVLAERAVAMAKASPEDPYATLAAEADLAKDWPDLDLYDPTEVSADQLTEAALAAEAAALAVSGVTNSGGAGASAGMGGLVLATSHGFSGAYSASRFGRSVSVIAGEGTKMERDYDFDSALYFADLRDAAEIGREAAARAVRRLGPRQVPTAKNVAVIYDPRVARGIAGHIAGAINGASVARKTSFLRDRMGKQVLKAGLSVTDDPLIVRGPSSRPFDGEGITGKRLAMIEDGVLQHWFLSTSTANELGLKTNGRGVRGGTSVNPASTNLALEPGDISPEELIRSIGTGLYVTELIGQGVNMVTGEYSRGASGYWIENGELTFPVSEVTIASNLTDMFLRITPANDIDRSFGVAAPTLAIEGMTLAGK
- a CDS encoding monovalent cation:proton antiporter-2 (CPA2) family protein; this translates as MPYTHSPYNEVLMMLGGALLAAPIFKRLGLGTILGYLAAGIVIGPILHQIRDGEELLGVAELGVVFLLFLIGLELKPSRLWTMRHDIFGLGIAQVAVTGLTLAGLTFAFGLEEWDGALIIGFGLALSSTAFAMQILDERGDTNTRHGQRAFSMLLLQDLAIVPLLALIPLLAEQAPEDTTSAFEDFLIALSAIAALLAAGRYLLNPLFQVIARTGAREAMIAAALFVVLAAAMLLQMAGLSMAMGAFLAGVLLADSSYRHELQADVEPFRGILLGLFFMAVGLSLHLDVIFSSWLTILIATPAVMLVKSLVIYGLCRFTGSPHNDAVRIALVLPQGGEFGFVLFTAASAAGIFSGGLASLLIAIVTISMALTPIAAALSRFLLVEDPEEEMEEDFEGAGADVLMIGFSRFGQIAAQILLAGGREVTVIDHSTDRVRQAANFGFRIYFGDGTRKDVLRAAGIERAKIVAICTQGKASTDRIVDLIQSEYPNATLFVRSYDRVHTLSLRARGVQHDVRETFESALVFGRETLEELGVESDDALAISDDIRRRDVARLELQAVEGITAGRHMLHSAPVRPEPLIKPKKMTQADEEESV